The following proteins are encoded in a genomic region of Cyclonatronum proteinivorum:
- the hisC gene encoding histidinol-phosphate transaminase translates to MSAFDTLPLLRPNIRSLKPYRSARDDFKTGILLDANENPFAPEQHPEARLNRYPDPHFEALRARLSELKDVKPSQIFLGNGSDEAIDILIRMFCQSGEDTMVITPPTYGMYKVSADIQGIQTVEAPLNPDFSLDPEGVIEAVKTSGAKLVFLCSPNNPTANRLDAAHIRQVLEAVPALVIVDEAYIDFSAGESALRWLGEFPNLVVMQTLSKAWGLAGIRLGMAFASETIISYMMRVKPPYNVNTLTQQTALAALASPERTSGLIAQILAERERLAEALLKFPAVYKVEPSDANFLLVRVKDAPGWYKALAAEEVIVRYRGDQLHCTDGLRVTIGTPEENDRLLAAFEKLSAIVSPTT, encoded by the coding sequence ATGTCCGCCTTTGATACGCTTCCGCTTTTACGGCCCAACATCCGCTCCCTCAAACCCTACCGCTCCGCCCGCGACGACTTCAAAACCGGCATTCTGCTTGATGCCAACGAGAATCCGTTCGCCCCGGAACAGCATCCCGAAGCCCGACTCAACCGCTATCCCGATCCCCATTTTGAAGCCCTGCGCGCACGTCTTTCGGAGCTGAAAGACGTAAAGCCGTCGCAGATTTTTCTGGGAAATGGCAGCGATGAAGCCATCGATATTCTGATCCGCATGTTTTGTCAGTCAGGCGAAGATACTATGGTCATCACGCCGCCAACCTACGGCATGTACAAAGTGAGCGCAGATATTCAGGGCATTCAAACGGTGGAAGCTCCCCTGAACCCTGATTTTTCCCTTGACCCCGAAGGTGTCATTGAAGCCGTCAAAACCTCCGGGGCGAAGCTGGTTTTCCTGTGTTCGCCCAACAATCCGACGGCCAACCGGCTCGATGCCGCGCACATTCGGCAGGTGCTCGAAGCGGTGCCCGCGCTTGTGATTGTGGATGAAGCCTACATCGATTTCAGTGCCGGGGAAAGTGCCCTGCGCTGGCTCGGGGAGTTCCCGAACCTGGTCGTGATGCAGACGCTCTCCAAAGCCTGGGGACTTGCCGGCATCCGTCTCGGGATGGCGTTTGCCTCCGAAACCATCATCAGCTACATGATGCGCGTGAAGCCGCCCTACAACGTGAATACGCTCACCCAGCAAACCGCGCTTGCAGCGCTTGCCTCTCCGGAGCGGACCTCCGGACTGATCGCGCAAATTCTCGCCGAACGCGAAAGACTGGCTGAAGCCCTCCTGAAATTTCCCGCTGTTTATAAAGTCGAACCCAGCGACGCCAATTTTCTGCTGGTCAGGGTGAAGGATGCCCCCGGCTGGTACAAAGCGCTTGCCGCGGAAGAAGTGATTGTGCGCTACCGCGGCGATCAGCTGCACTGCACCGACGGCCTGCGCGTCACCATAGGCACGCCCGAAGAAAACGATCGTCTGCTGGCCGCTTTTGAGAAGCTGAGTGCCATCGTATCCCCTACAACCTGA
- the hisH gene encoding imidazole glycerol phosphate synthase subunit HisH, which yields MISIIDYRAGNTASVSNALKRLGADYQITSDIQKLEASSGIIFPGVGHAQAAMQALKTTGLDVWLRETPLPVLGICLGMQLLFEHSVEGDTDCLGLFPGKLLRFDDRDAKVPHMGWNTFVEPFESEHPLLEGIGQGDYFYYVHSYYAPLCDQTIGACSYAGVTFTSVAAEGNKMGVQFHPEKSGTAGARLLLNFINLTR from the coding sequence ATGATCAGCATCATCGACTACCGCGCCGGAAACACGGCCTCCGTTTCCAACGCCCTCAAACGGCTCGGTGCGGACTATCAGATTACAAGCGACATCCAAAAGCTGGAAGCCTCCTCCGGCATCATTTTCCCCGGGGTTGGTCACGCGCAGGCCGCGATGCAGGCACTGAAAACCACCGGACTCGATGTCTGGCTGCGTGAAACCCCGCTGCCGGTGCTCGGCATCTGCCTCGGCATGCAGCTGCTGTTCGAACACAGCGTGGAAGGTGACACCGATTGTCTGGGGCTCTTTCCCGGCAAACTGCTGCGCTTCGACGACCGCGACGCCAAGGTCCCGCACATGGGCTGGAACACTTTTGTCGAACCCTTCGAGTCGGAACATCCGCTGCTTGAAGGCATTGGTCAGGGCGATTACTTCTACTACGTGCACAGCTACTACGCCCCGCTTTGTGACCAAACCATCGGCGCATGTAGTTACGCAGGTGTGACATTTACCTCCGTGGCTGCCGAGGGCAACAAAATGGGCGTGCAGTTCCATCCCGAAAAATCAGGCACAGCCGGGGCACGCCTGCTATTAAACTTTATCAACCTAACCCGCTGA
- the hisB gene encoding imidazoleglycerol-phosphate dehydratase HisB — protein sequence MSRFFISAEALSDGSELRPFAFRALIRLHEAGAALLLDAQTPQLLIERLRREDLSFELTEAENPALSGTRRILAAESGLLQQQQDGASPGTAPDWQALLHQLLFPPRIGRIRRTTRETDIEAEINLDGSGKHDIKTGLGFFDHMLEQIARHGDVDLRLHCKGDLHIDEHHTIEDCALALGDAISAALGDKRGITRYASVLPMDETRAMTALDLSGRPYLVFDVHFSREKVGDVPTEMVKHFFYSLAMNTKSTLHFEVTGENDHHKIEAMFKGFAIVLKQSVKRTGSLEIPSSKGIL from the coding sequence ATGTCCCGATTTTTTATTTCTGCCGAAGCGCTAAGCGATGGAAGCGAGCTGCGCCCGTTCGCTTTCCGTGCTCTGATACGCCTGCACGAGGCCGGTGCCGCGCTGCTGCTCGACGCGCAAACGCCGCAGCTGCTAATTGAACGCCTCCGCCGGGAAGACCTTTCCTTTGAGCTGACCGAAGCCGAAAATCCGGCACTGTCCGGCACCCGACGCATTTTGGCCGCGGAAAGCGGCCTGCTGCAGCAGCAGCAAGACGGCGCATCCCCGGGAACAGCCCCCGACTGGCAGGCGCTGCTGCATCAGCTGCTGTTCCCGCCCCGCATCGGACGCATACGCCGCACAACCCGCGAAACAGACATCGAAGCCGAAATAAATCTCGATGGCTCCGGTAAGCACGACATCAAAACCGGACTCGGATTTTTTGATCACATGCTGGAGCAAATCGCGCGGCACGGCGACGTAGATTTGCGCCTGCACTGCAAGGGCGATCTCCATATTGACGAACATCACACCATCGAAGACTGTGCCCTTGCGCTCGGCGACGCCATCTCAGCGGCTTTGGGCGACAAACGCGGTATCACCCGATACGCTTCCGTCCTCCCGATGGACGAAACCCGCGCCATGACCGCGCTCGACCTTTCCGGCCGGCCCTATCTGGTGTTTGATGTACACTTCAGCCGCGAAAAAGTGGGCGATGTTCCCACCGAGATGGTCAAACACTTTTTCTACTCCCTGGCAATGAACACCAAAAGCACCCTGCATTTTGAAGTCACCGGCGAGAACGATCACCATAAAATCGAGGCCATGTTCAAAGGTTTTGCCATTGTGCTCAAGCAATCGGTGAAGCGTACGGGCAGCCTCGAAATCCCGAGCAGCAAAGGAATTCTGTAA
- the hisA gene encoding 1-(5-phosphoribosyl)-5-[(5-phosphoribosylamino)methylideneamino]imidazole-4-carboxamide isomerase, producing the protein MIRIPAIDLYDGKIVRLKQGSYEAVTVYADDPVSFADRLSEREDLPRLHIVDLNGARDGNFENLRLVEQIVKQTPLEVQMGGGIRRFEDVERLLQAGIHRVVSSSMAVNRQDEWLRALEEFGPGRCIFGMDLKDGKVAVGGWLETDDRSLEQLLAPMLSYGLTEVLCTDIARDGMMTGPNLPMYADLQKRFTDLNFIASGGVSSNDDLKRLEESGLFACVIGKAWLEGIVQI; encoded by the coding sequence ATGATCCGGATTCCCGCTATTGATTTATACGACGGCAAAATTGTCCGCCTTAAGCAGGGCAGCTACGAAGCTGTGACCGTGTATGCTGATGACCCCGTGTCGTTTGCAGACCGCCTCAGCGAGCGCGAAGATTTACCCCGCCTGCACATTGTTGACCTCAACGGCGCACGGGACGGGAATTTTGAGAACCTGCGGCTGGTCGAGCAAATCGTGAAGCAAACGCCGCTTGAAGTGCAAATGGGCGGGGGGATCCGTCGTTTTGAAGATGTCGAGCGTCTGCTTCAGGCAGGCATTCACCGGGTCGTCTCAAGCTCGATGGCCGTAAACCGGCAGGATGAATGGTTGCGGGCACTCGAAGAATTTGGGCCGGGCCGCTGCATCTTTGGGATGGACCTCAAAGACGGCAAAGTCGCCGTCGGAGGCTGGCTCGAAACCGATGACCGCAGCCTCGAACAACTGCTCGCGCCTATGCTCAGCTACGGACTCACCGAAGTGCTTTGCACCGACATCGCCCGCGACGGCATGATGACCGGCCCCAACCTGCCCATGTATGCCGACCTCCAAAAGCGGTTCACAGACCTGAACTTTATCGCAAGCGGCGGCGTCTCCTCCAACGATGACCTCAAACGTTTGGAGGAATCCGGCCTGTTTGCCTGCGTCATTGGCAAAGCCTGGCTCGAAGGCATCGTGCAGATTTAG
- a CDS encoding DUF433 domain-containing protein, with protein MFSEYIQISPEVRFGRPCVKGTRISVYDVLGYLASGMSISEITEDFPELSPEAIQACLQFAASRERRIFSV; from the coding sequence ATGTTCAGCGAATACATCCAAATCAGCCCCGAAGTACGGTTCGGGCGGCCTTGCGTGAAAGGCACCCGCATCTCCGTGTATGATGTGCTCGGCTACCTTGCCTCCGGCATGAGCATCAGCGAAATCACCGAAGATTTTCCGGAGCTTAGTCCGGAAGCCATTCAGGCCTGTCTTCAGTTTGCGGCATCCCGCGAGCGGCGCATTTTTTCCGTTTAA
- a CDS encoding DUF5615 family PIN-like protein, with protein sequence MQLFFDQNISYRILHRIEPYFPDTRHVKTDGLTDATDLQLWHHCRENHLCVVTFDADFIDLLNLYGPPPPVIRIRTGNISTRNLVRLLAEKRDLIRDFLSGKTGTPPEVLEISG encoded by the coding sequence ATGCAGCTGTTTTTTGATCAGAACATCTCTTACCGGATTCTGCACCGCATCGAACCTTATTTCCCGGATACGCGTCATGTGAAAACCGACGGGCTTACCGATGCTACCGATCTTCAGCTCTGGCATCACTGCCGGGAAAACCATTTATGTGTTGTCACTTTCGATGCCGACTTCATCGACCTGCTCAATCTTTATGGCCCGCCTCCGCCGGTTATCCGGATCAGAACGGGGAATATCAGCACCCGGAACCTTGTGCGGTTACTGGCCGAAAAGCGGGACCTGATCCGGGATTTCCTCAGCGGTAAAACCGGTACGCCTCCGGAAGTGCTGGAAATCAGCGGTTAG